In the genome of Streptomyces aquilus, the window GCCATTCCACGTCGCCGACCTGCGTGCCGGCCAGGGCCGACTCCTCCGGCAGGGTCAGCTCGACCAGGTTCGCGTCGCCGTGGCTGAAGCGGAGCAGGCGGACCAGGTCGCCGACGCTCACCGCCTCCTCGACCAGGGCCGACATCAGGCGGGGCGTCGAGACGGCGACGTCCACGCCCCAGGACTCGTTGAAGAGCCACTCGTTCTTCGGGTTGTTCACCCGGGCGACGACGCGCGGGACGCCGTACTCCGTCTTGGCGAGGAGCGAGACGACCAGGTTCACCTTGTCGTCGCCCGTCGCGGCGATCACGACGTTGCAGCGCTGGAGCGCCGCCTCGTCCAGGGACGTGATCTCGCAGGCGTCGGCCAGCAGCCACTCCGCCTGGGGGACCCGCTCGACCGAGATGGCGGTCGGAGCCTTGTCGATGAGAAGGACCTCGTGGCCGTTCTCCAGCAGTTCGCCCGCGATCGAGCGGCCGACCGCACCGGCACCGGCAATGGCGACCCTCATCAGTGACCGCCCTCCTCTTCGGGACCCTTGGCGAAGGACGCCTCGACCTTGTCGACCTCGTCGGTGCGCATCATCACGTGCACCAGGTCGCCCTCCTGCAACACCGTCTGCGAGGTGGGCAGGATCGCCTCGCCCAGCCGGGTCAGGAACGCCACGCGGACGCCCGTCTCCTCCTGGAGGCGGCTGATCTTGTGGCCCACCCAGGCGGCGGAGGTGTGCACCTCGGCGAGCTGGACACCGCCGGTGGGGTCGCGCCACAGCGGCTCGGCGCCCGAGGGGAGGAGGCGGCGGAGCATCTGGTCGGCGGTCCAGCGGACCGTGGCGACCGTCGGGATGCCCAGACGCTGGTAGACCTCGGCGCGGCGCGGGTCGTAGATGCGGGCCGCGACGTTCTCGATGCCGAACATCTCGCGGGCGACGCGCGCGGCGATGATGTTCGAGTTGTCACCGCTGGAGACGGCGGCGAACGCGCCCGCCTCCTCGATGCCGGCCTCGCGCAGGGTGTCCTGGTCGAAGCCGACGCCGGTGACCCGGCGGCCGCCGAACCCGGAGCCCAGTCGACGGAAGGCGGTGGGGTCCTGGTCGATCACGGCGACCGTGTGCCCCTGTTGCTCCAGGGTCTGGGCGAGAGCGGAACCCACTCGCCCGCAGCCCATGATGACGATGTGCACGACCGTCCTTCCGAATGACGAATGTCAAGAGTCGTTGACTTGGCCTTAACAGGGTCTCAGACCGGCCACCAAGCTACACACGCGCGGTCCGTGCCGGGCACCCCTGTGCAGGGCTCGGCGCGATCAGCGGCGGCTGATGCTGCGCAGGCTCACAAGAGTCAGGATTCCGAGGCCGAGGAGAGTGGCGGCGGCGCCGATCAGCTCTGCGGTGGTGTGCACGGGACCTCCGGGGGCGGTGCGGGCGGGGGTCTTGTCATATAGGCATGGGGACGGGGAGGGGTGCGGAATCCGTTGCCGGGCCGTTGGCCGATTTCACTCGGAGGGCAGATCGGGGACGGATGTGGGGTGGCGGGTGGTTGAGCACCCGTTCGAACGCTTAGGCTTCTCTGTTGTGTCCAAACTGACCGACGTGCCCAAACGGATCCTGATCGGGCGCGCACTGCGCAGTGACCGGCTCGGGGAAACGCTCCTGCCGAAGCGCATCGCCCTTCCCGTGTTCGCCTCCGACCCGCTGTCCTCCGTGGCCTACGCGCCCGGCGAGGTGCTGCTGGTCCTGTCCATCGCGGGCGTGTCGGCGTACCACTTCAGCCCCTGGATCGCGGTCGCGGTCGTCGTGCTGATGTTCACGGTGGTCGCCTCCTACCGGCAGAACGTGCACGCGTACCCGAGCGGCGGCGGCGACTACGAGGTGGCCAACACCAACCTCGGCCCGAAGGCCGGGCTCACGGTCGCCAGCGCCCTGCTCGTCGACTACGTCCTCACCGTCGCCGTGTCCATCGCCTCCGGCATCGAGAACCTCGGCTCCGCCGTGCCGTTCGTCGTCGAGCACAAGGTGCTCTGCGCGCTCGCGGTGATCGTGCTGCTCACGCTGATGAACCTGCGTGGCGTGAAGGAGTCCGGCTCGCTGTTCGCGATCCCGACGTACGTGTTCGTCGCGGGCGTCTTCATCATGATCGCGTGGGGCGCGTTCCGCGGGCTGGTCCTCGACGAGACCATGCGGGCGCCGACGGCCGGTTACGAGATCAAGGCCGAGCACCAGGGGCTGGCCGGTTTCGCCCTCGTCTTCCTCCTCCTGCGGGCCTTCTCCTCCGGCTGTGCGGCGCTGACCGGTGTCGAGGCGATCTCCAACGGTGTTCCGGCGTTCCGCAAGCCGAAGTCCAAGAACGCGGCGACCACGCTCGCGGCGATGGGCCTGCTGGCCGTGACGATGTTCTGCGGCATCATCGCGCTCGCCATGACGACCAAGGTCCGCATGGCCGAGAACCCGGCCGAGGACCTGCTGAAGGACGGGGTCGCGATCGGCGCCGACTACGTCCAGAACCCGGTCATCTCGCAGGTCGCCGAGGCCGTCTTCGGCAAGGGCAGCTTCCTGTTCATCGTGCTGGCGGCGGCGACGGCGCTGGTGCTGTTCCTGGCCGCCAACACGGCCTACAACGGCTTCCCGCTGCTGGGCTCGATCCTCGCCCAGGACCGCTACCTGCCGCGCCAGCTGCACACCCGCGGCGACCGTCTCGCGTTCTCCAACGGCATCGTGCTCCTCGCGAGCGCGGCGGGCCTGCTGGTCTGGATCTACGGCGCCGACTCCACGCGCCTCATCCAGCTCTACATCGTCGGCGTGTTCGTGTCCTTCACGCTCAGCCAGACCGGCATGGTCCGGCACTGGAACCGCCACCTGGCCACCGAGAAGGACGCGGCGACCCGCAGCCACATGATCCGCTCCCGGGCGATCAACGCCTTCGGCGCCTTCTTCACCGGCCTGGTGCTGGTCGTCGTCCTCGTCACCAAGTTCACGCACGGCGCCTGGGTCGCGCTGCTCGGCATGGTGATCTTCTACGCGACGATGTCGGCCATCCGTAAGCACTACGACCGCGTCGCCGACGAGATCGCGGCCCCCGAGGGACCGAGCGACGACAGCGTCCGCCCGTCCCGGGTGCATTCGGTGGT includes:
- a CDS encoding potassium channel family protein: MRVAIAGAGAVGRSIAGELLENGHEVLLIDKAPTAISVERVPQAEWLLADACEITSLDEAALQRCNVVIAATGDDKVNLVVSLLAKTEYGVPRVVARVNNPKNEWLFNESWGVDVAVSTPRLMSALVEEAVSVGDLVRLLRFSHGDANLVELTLPEESALAGTQVGDVEWPQDTSLVTIIRGTRVLTPSREDSLEAGDELLFVAAQAREEQLEDLLSVRREDAS
- a CDS encoding potassium channel family protein; protein product: MHIVIMGCGRVGSALAQTLEQQGHTVAVIDQDPTAFRRLGSGFGGRRVTGVGFDQDTLREAGIEEAGAFAAVSSGDNSNIIAARVAREMFGIENVAARIYDPRRAEVYQRLGIPTVATVRWTADQMLRRLLPSGAEPLWRDPTGGVQLAEVHTSAAWVGHKISRLQEETGVRVAFLTRLGEAILPTSQTVLQEGDLVHVMMRTDEVDKVEASFAKGPEEEGGH
- a CDS encoding APC family permease, which translates into the protein MSKLTDVPKRILIGRALRSDRLGETLLPKRIALPVFASDPLSSVAYAPGEVLLVLSIAGVSAYHFSPWIAVAVVVLMFTVVASYRQNVHAYPSGGGDYEVANTNLGPKAGLTVASALLVDYVLTVAVSIASGIENLGSAVPFVVEHKVLCALAVIVLLTLMNLRGVKESGSLFAIPTYVFVAGVFIMIAWGAFRGLVLDETMRAPTAGYEIKAEHQGLAGFALVFLLLRAFSSGCAALTGVEAISNGVPAFRKPKSKNAATTLAAMGLLAVTMFCGIIALAMTTKVRMAENPAEDLLKDGVAIGADYVQNPVISQVAEAVFGKGSFLFIVLAAATALVLFLAANTAYNGFPLLGSILAQDRYLPRQLHTRGDRLAFSNGIVLLASAAGLLVWIYGADSTRLIQLYIVGVFVSFTLSQTGMVRHWNRHLATEKDAATRSHMIRSRAINAFGAFFTGLVLVVVLVTKFTHGAWVALLGMVIFYATMSAIRKHYDRVADEIAAPEGPSDDSVRPSRVHSVVLISKIHRPTLRALAYAKLLRSDTLEALSVNVDPVETKALREEWERRGIDVPLKVLDSPYREITRPVIEYVKSLRKESPRDAVSVIIPEYVVGHWYEHLLHNQSALRLKGRLLFTPGVMVTSVPYQLQSSEAAKNRARKRQEWNAPGAVRRGPAHERAKETSSQP